In a single window of the Lates calcarifer isolate ASB-BC8 linkage group LG1, TLL_Latcal_v3, whole genome shotgun sequence genome:
- the efhc2 gene encoding EF-hand domain-containing family member C2, whose amino-acid sequence MALPFLPGNSPNKHLGKERFHKSQHFDYSNGVPMLVGSEKPGVGGELLVGQKIKPKFSVYPKGQGSDLPSWVAFDKQALCFEAYFQEAVPEARDETYRIRKCKIYFYLEDDTIQVVEPECKNSGIPQGTLIHRHRIPLPPPNDDQFYNIFHFNINQQMVLYSRTFTVTNCDSFTSNFLTKLGVRLSDPTTVPDDPYSNLREQTEKSMKPLRPYERRDTLKQFLDHDRKVLRFYCFWDDTESMFGDPRELILHYFLADDTIEIREVIPPNSGRDALPKFLRRCKLPKNAPTQLKQPGQITDRTVLNVFASQSQGKRYILDSLKTGAVHEEFYKDCDLTVGGEVNVFGRRVLITDCDDFTKEYYRSKYGIEDFTPMQYKAPVAPKPQRLVPPYNGFGSEEDSLSSCQGLLPKPPQKDFCKFMEKDRCGLDSNVLNFRAKMVTTDPVDRERAFIISFYLCDDSISVFERPQRNSGVLGGKFLERSRVKKPGQELFKSELSEYFKAQDLYVGATLCINNKHFQLLDADEYTFSYMERHAEEFPKANVGNILSKLRSIPEEKQSEIRKFLTLSDPNNTGFIPYESFRGLLMGLDCSLSEHEVLVLGRHFSEHKQPEVDVGLMLAVAQDLLKKKSFEEFPDMARAFTYHDRHKTSRLSIKETKTLCKAFRLPLPENLLGGLLSKFADGDEIDYHAFLAGINWVEYPAPPVMPEDTLKFDVKARFDSSGAEGKNISYSALLGDVFSFPSNNGDPTNSTST is encoded by the exons ATGGCTTTACCATTTCTACCCGGGAATTCTCCCAATAAACAC CTGGGGAAGGAGAGATTCCACAAGTCCCAACACTTTGACTATTCTAATGGAGTCCCTATGCTGGTGGGATCTGAGAAGCCAGGTGTTGGGGGAGAGCTTTTAGTTGGCCAGAAGATTAAACCAAAATTTTCTGTCTACCCCAAAGGACAAGGCAGTGATTTACCATCATGGGTAGCCTTTGACAAACAG GCTTTGTGTTTTGAGGCATACTTCCAGGAAGCTGTGCCCGAGGCACGGGATGAGACTTACAGAATCAGAAAGTGTAAAATCTACTTCTACCTGGAAGATGATACGATACAGGTGGTGGAGCCAGAGTGCAAGAACAGTGGCATCCCTCAAG GAACACTTATCCATCGCCACCGTATCCCACTGCCTCCCCCAAACGATGACCAGTTCtacaacattttccatttcaacaTCAACCAACAGATGGTGCTGTACTCCCGCACATTTACTGTGACCAACTGTGACTCTTTTACAAGTAACTTTCTCACAAAACTTGGTGTGCGCCTCAGTGACCCTACCACTGTACCTGATGACCCCTACAGCAACCTCAGGGAACAG ACCGAGAAGAGTATGAAGCCGCTTCGGCCGTACGAGAGGCGTGACACATTGAAGCAGTTTCTGGATCATGACCGCAAAGTCTTGCGCTTTTACTGCTTTTGGGACGACACAGAGAGCATGTTCGGGGACCCACGAGAGCTCATACTGCACTATTTCCTGGCTGATGACACCATAGAGATCCGGGAGGTCATCCCCCCAAACTCTGGGAGAGATGCCTTGCCCAAATTTCTGCGCCGTTGCAAACTACCTAAG AATGCTCCAACCCAGTTGAAGCAGCCTGGACAGATCACAGACCGCACAGTGCTCAACGTGTTTGCCTCCCAGAGTCAGGGAAAACGCTATATCTTGGACAGCCTCAAA ACAGGAGCTGTCCATGAGGAGTTTTATAAGGACTGTGATCTGACCGTAGGTGGGGAGGTGAATGTGTTTGGCAGAAGAGTCCTCATCACTGATTGCGATGACTTCACCAAAGAATACTACCGCTCCAAATACGGCATAG AGGACTTCACCCCAATGCAGTACAAAGCTCCTGTAGCCCCTAAGCCCCAGAGGCTTGTGCCCCCCTACAATGGCTTTGGCTCAGAGGAGGACTCACTAAGCTCCTGCCAGGGCCTGCTGCCCAAGCCCCCGCAGAAAGATTTCTGCAAATTTATGGAGAAAGACAG ATGTGGCCTAGACAGTAATGTCCTGAATTTCCGCGCCAAGATGGTGACCACCGATCCAGTTGACAGAGAGAGGGCGTTCATCATCTCCTTTTACCTCTGTGATGACTccatcagtgtgtttgaacGGCCACAGAGGAATTCAG GTGTGCTTGGTGGTAAATTTTTGGAGCGCAGTCGTGTGAAGAAGCCAGGCCAGGAGCTGTTTAAGAGCGAGCTGTCTGAGTACTTTAAAGCTCAGGATCTGTACGTGGGAGCTACCCTCTGCATCAACAATAAGCACTTCCAGCTTCTCGATGCAGATGAATACACCTTCAGCTACATGGAGCGACATGCTGAGGAG TTCCCCAAAGCCAACGTGGGCAACATCCTCAGTAAACTACGTTCCATacctgaggagaaacagagtgagatCAGGAAGTTTCTGACTCTCAGTGACCCCAACAACACTGGCTTCATCCCCTATGAGTCATTCAG GGGCCTGCTGATGGGCCTGGACTGCAGTCTGTCGGAGCATGAGGTGCTGGTACTGGGCCGACATTTTTCAGAGCACAAGCAGCCTGAGGTGGACGTGGGCCTGATGCTGGCTGTGGCCCAGGACCTCCTCAAAAAGAAGAGCTTTGAAGAGTTCCCTGATATGGCCAGAGCCTTCACATATCATGACCGACACAA AACCAGCCGTCTCTCCATCAAAGAGACAAAGACCCTCTGTAAGGCCTTCCGACTTCCCCTGCCTGAGAACCTGCTTGGTGGTCTGCTCAGCAA GTTTGCAGATGGAGACGAGATTGACTACCATGCCTTCCTGGCTGGCATTAACTGGGTAGAGTACCCTGCTCCCCCAGTAATGCCTGAAGACACCTTAAAG TTTGATGTGAAGGCGAGGTTTGACTCCAGCGGGGCTGAAGGGAAAAACATCAGTTACTCTGCTCTTCTGGGGGATGTGTTCAGCTTTCCCTCCAACAACGGTGACCCAACAAACAGCACCTCGACATAG